CTTTTCCATGCTGCGCACCATGGCGGCGGCCTACGAGATCGCGCAGTTGCGAGGGATGGCCCTGCACCCGGCGCAGTTGTTGTGGCTGGCCACCGCTGGGTCGGCGGAGGCGCTGCGGCTCGGCCACCGGATCGGACGGCTCGCGGTGGGGATGGAGGCGGATCTCGTGGCGCTGGATCTGGCCTCCACCCCGGCCATCGCCCAGCGCGCGGCGGAGGCGGAAGACCTGTGGGAGGCGGTGTTCCCGACGATCATGATGGGCGACGACCGGGCCGTGGCCGGGGTCTGGGTGGCCGGGGCGCAGGTGAGCTGAGGGCGTGCGCCGCGCGGCGCGGGTCGAGCTGGTGGGTATTGCGCCGCGCTGCGCGCGTCGCCGGGGCGGGGGCGCTGCCCCCGCACCCCCGGAGTATTTTTACACAAATGAAGAGGAAAACGCCTGGGGAGAGGTGCGGCGGCAACTCAACAGGCCCGGGCCAGGGTCAGCACCCAGATGTTTCCGGGTCCGCGTCCGGCCCCGGCGGCGCGGGGGTTCGGGCTGAGCATGTTGGACCGGTGACCTTCGGACCGGGTCCAGCTTCCGAGAACGGTGCCCGCGTCCGGCTGCCCCTTGGCCAGGTTCTCCGCCGCATAACAGGCGTCGTAGCCCGCCGCCCGCATCCGGCGCAGCGGGGTGGAGCCATCTGGCGCCCTGTGGTCGAAATAGCCTTTTTGCGCCATGTCGGCGGCATGGGCCATGGCCGCCGCCGACAGCGCCGGATCTTCGGCCAAGGCTGCCACGCCGACGGCCGACCGCGCCTCGTTCACCGCGGCGATCAGATCCGGCGCGGGCAGCGCGCGGCT
The Dinoroseobacter shibae DFL 12 = DSM 16493 genome window above contains:
- a CDS encoding CAP domain-containing protein, which produces MRRALWALALGLAGCSAPQAPTQPGPSRALPAPDLIAAVNEARSAVGVAALAEDPALSAAAMAHAADMAQKGYFDHRAPDGSTPLRRMRAAGYDACYAAENLAKGQPDAGTVLGSWTRSEGHRSNMLSPNPRAAGAGRGPGNIWVLTLARAC